In Brassica napus cultivar Da-Ae chromosome A3, Da-Ae, whole genome shotgun sequence, the sequence aaaatataacaatttaaataaatgtaacattTTACATGTGTTTGTAAATGCTTTGctgtcaaaaataaaaaataaaaaataaaaaataaatgtaaaaattatatgagacatgaataaaaagagagataaatagtattgttttgttagtaaaataaaatgaagatatggtatttatagaagaagattaaatataatttagaattAATTATTTGTAACGAATTAactatttataacaaaattatttaaaggctaagaaaataagaaaatggaTAAACAACACCAAACGTATAGTGGGTGAAATCTACATCtaatttatattcttataaaaaatcacaaaaaaaatatcttaaattgCATACGGATCTCTTGCTAAACTCATTTTAAAAGAGATAAAGCTAATGTGTTTTAAATCTAACTAGAGTTTAACCCACACATCGTGCgggtatattttcattttatatctTAGTGTAATGTATTTTATaactctttaattttatttttttaggttttttattattttattaatataaggttttttttatttattttaccttttttattaCGTTTTCGAATTTTCATGATttgaataatcaaataaaaaatattcttcaacaaatgatttttgaaaatatatagctgtagaaataaaattttaacatatgttaataacttcatttgtataaaaaatatgacatgattaacaaatttgaacccgttttagtggtagatgataatttatttaaatgaaagcattatattacttaattacgaaattaattaatgcaatatttaataaaaattatttaaaaatttagtagaattttgttagatttttttcaacagattttgttataactgaaaataaaattcaaatatatagttaaaattaatttattattaatattcatattaattattatgtcaTATTATGTGATTAATGAAATGGTCTTAGTAGACTTctaaataatagataaaaatgatacttttcttttaatagagaagattcTTTTGCATGTGTCTTTCTCCTGTTGTCCCATTCAAAGTATAAAGCTAACTTTCCTCTCCTGtcattatttgattatttgttaATAGTATATTTTTCATTTGGGATGATATAATTTATTGCAAGAGTCCAAGAATGGGTCAAGGATGAGACATGGTTTTTGTACATAATTAGGGATCATCCGAAAGTATATGATATGATTCCGGCTTAACATGGATTGAGTAGCGTACAAGGAACTTGGTTCAATTAAGTTagaatttttaatttgaaaaactgaaaatatttgaaagCCAGTTTAAAAAGGctgaaaatattttcattttgcaGTACTTTCTAAATCTTCCaagatatttagttttaaatatgaCTCATAATGGCCGATTTTTGTGCAGGTTATAATccatctattattttttttaggaaaTCAGACAtatcgattttttaaaaatgcatataGTATTTCAACACTTTTGTAACTACAAAAAAATACCAAACAAAACCACGAAGTCTGCGCAGTTCCCATCAACAACAATAACTAACATAAATTCCAAAAATTAGTAAAtctgtatatgtatttttttcagGCCCAAGAATCACTTTTATGAAGCTTTTGATTTCCCATGTTCGATTGTCATTTAATTTGATACTTAACAGCTATGCACGGTGCACCTACCAGAAAATCCTTCTAATTTCGCCCTTGCAATCTAAAGCTAtcgtttttactttttttgtaatgttttgcctaaatattttagtattcaAATTCTAGAtggcaaaaaaataaataataaaataatataaacagaGTTTTATTTCGTAGTGCCGGTCAGGGTTTTTTCTGGGGATGGGCAtgttttttgtcattttttgaaaatatatttttttttttgtaacttaaattttttgaaaatattgccggcgtatatttatagaaaactattttgtatgatattttgataaatttgtttatgatgtatttatataaaaaaatagttaacatatgtataattttttttctttaagttcggattttaatttctttcaaataaacataaaaataaaaatttataattgcCCTCTCTTAAAATCATGGTCCAGGCTGTCTCGCCCGGTTAATGCATCTACAGAAGCATTTTAGACGTGCTGAtacgtgtttcaaaaaaaaaaaaaagacctgcCAATACGTTGCTTCCGTTGATTAAAAATATTCGGTTTCATAATTGGTGAATAAGGAAAAATTGAGACCTAGCTAGGTGCTCCACATACCCAGTCTCATGGGATATATAAATAGTGAGAGAGAGTCATACCCAGTCTCGTAGGATATATAAATAGTGAGAGAGAGTCCAAGTGAGATTACTACGTAAAATGATGGCGTTAAAGGTGATCAAGATCTCCCCAGTTAGTCCTGCGATCCCCTCTGTGGATCAAGTCATCCTTCCACATAATCCTTAGCAAATACCAatacaataataatataaaacctAAATAACTTAAGGAGCAGTCCCTAATTAAGGATTAAAATGAATGAATCCTTCTTGACGTGGCCTTCTTCGTTTTAGTGTTTTCTGTAGTCTCTCTTTCTGTGGTCTCTTTTTCTCCGtcaattgaatttttttgtgttGAGATTGTGTGTTGATTTTCTTAATAAATCCATCTCCTTTGTTTCAAGAGAAATTGTGTTGTTGATGGTGCTCGATTGCTGCTTCGTACTCTTCCAAATCCGCCCAGCCAAGACCGCGAAGGTTCGTTCGGTGATTCCGATCACaaagttttgatctttaaaTTTGATCTTTTCTCTAAGCTCTGGTTTTTGATTCAGGAAATCGAAGAATGATTTCAGAACAGCTAtgtttgagaggaagaagtctccTAATCGACTTGTTGTCGACGAAGCCATCAAAAGAATCTGAGTTTGTGTATCCTCCTTTCGATTTCCATTTTTTGTTACTGCTGTGTCGATTTTGTTTCACATATGACATCGGAGAATGGCGTTGTTCTGGTTCAAACTTGTTAATGAAGTAGATAGATGCATTGAAGCTTCACTTAAAATTGAGATGAGAAATTGTGTGATTTGATAGATAGATGCATGTGTATGATGAATTTGAATGTTCTGGCATGCTCACAAGGATCTCACATGCTCTGAAATTTAGTGTTCATCTGAAGTTTGAATCTCTCAGAATGAGAATGTACGTTTTGTTTGCTGGAGTGTTAATGTTAAGGATCGCTCATTCTAATGCTATACATGTTCTTATTTTTTGGtagaaatatttaatatacatgTTGCAGAAGTTATACAAGCTGGTTTGGTCTACATGTCTTGACAggaaaacaagaagaagacaagaagaAACAGAATTTTTGCAtgtgaaaaagaagaagacaagaagaaacaaaagcGGTGCATCTCCTCCTGATTGTTTCGTTTGATGATATGCAGAGAGCCATGCTTACTTTCTCTTCAATTGCTTTGGATAGAATGCTAGAGCCAGGTGCTAGGAGTTAGACGATTTGGATTTATCTgtactgtttttttctttcaggcCTTTGAAACTATACAAAAGATACTGAGCATGAGCAAAAACAAGAGGGTTGATGTTGTTTTACTGGACCGTATAATGACATAGTTAGAAAATAGGAATTCATCATCTTTATCGGTTGAAACTGAAGCTTTTTCCTGATGAATCAACGGAAACAAAACCGTATGCTGAAACACAGCGGCACTTGGAGTTGCTTGGAAAAATTATTCAGCAGGTTAGCAAAACATATCAATAACTAGTATGTATCTCTGTTTTGTGAGTCTCATTGTCTGAGTTTGTATGCTTGTGATAATCTCTTTTTATAGATTGTCCGAACAGAAAGTACATCTAAAATCTGGGGATTATATGCGAGATGGAGTAGAATCAAAGGAAATCTTATGGTATGCAGCGAGGCACTGTTTATGATCGTCAAGTTGGATACTTTAGTTTTGATGGGAAAATTGGTAACGCTCATTCATAACAGCAAAAAGATTGAGAAATCTTCCATACACATTTGATCATACACATTTGATCATAttacatgttttaaattttttttttattcttaaggaCTCCAAATTGGAGAACACCATTGGACATTCTATTTTGATTAGAGTTCTTaactattctaaaaaaaaaaatagtttaataatcataaggactccaatggtggtaacaccattggagatgctctaagagtCACTGAGTCATTTTTAGTGTGGCTAAAAATTAATACCACTAACCGAGTTATCTTTTACAAACTCACTGAGTCATCTCGCGACTTGTTCTACACCGTAACCCTCCCAAAACTCGAGCGATCCCTTTCCCTCACCCTATCGCACTTTCTCCCTCTCTCCGGTCAGCTCAAGCGGGACCCACAAGATCCTAAGCCTTACATCATCATCTCGCCACAAGACACCGTCACTCTCACAGTGGCCGAGATCGACGCAGATTTCTCTCACCTCTCCGGCAAAGGGCTCCGTCACCAGACCGAGTTACGCGCTCTAGTCCCCGAGTTACACGTTTCCTCTGATTCGGCTTCTATTCTATCTCTGCAAATCACGTTGTTTCCGAACGAGGGCGTTTGCATGGGGATCACGTCGAACCATGCAGCCTTGGACGGCAAAACCGCGGTTAAGTTTCTCAAATCGTGGGCCCACGTCTTCAAACACGGAGCAATGCCTCAAGATTTTCATTTACCTATGGTTTTAGATCGTACGGTCGTCAACGTTCCAGCTGAACTCGAATCCAAGATCTTCCAGCTCCCGCAGGACAAAGCATACGTAAGGTCCCTAAAGCTTCCTTCGACCAGAGAGATCGAAGATCTTGTCAGGATCACGCTCGGGCTGAGTCAGGAGAACGTGAACAAACTTAGAGAGCGAGCAAAAACCGAGTCAACTCGCTCCGATCTTCTTCACCTGTCGACTTTCGTGCTAACGTACGCCTATGTATTAACCTGTGTGGTTAAGGCACGTGGAGGCGACGCAGACCGACCAGTTCCGTTCATGTACGTTGCTGATTTTAGAGACCGGTTAGACCCGCCTGTTCCTGTCAGCTACTTCGGGAACTGCGTGATGCCTATCAATATCGCTGGATACAAAGCAAAGACGTTTTTGGGAGAAGATGGATTCGTCAATGGTGTCCACATTCTCAGCGACTCCATTAGATATTTGAGCTCAAGAGGGGTTGAGTCGATATGGGAGTTGTACGAGAAAGGAATAAAAACTTTTGATCCAAGTGTAGAGAAGCTGTCCGTTGGTGGGTCTAACAGGTTTGGGATATATGGGTCAGATTTTGGGTGGGGAAGACCCGTTAATACTGAGCTCGTATCTCTCAGTCGAAACATTCTCTTCACTATGTCTGAGAGGAGGGATGATACTAGTGGTGTGGAGATTGGCATTTGTTTGAAGAAATGTGAGATGGATGCTTTTATTCCTTTGTTTCAAAATGGATTGTAAAACTAAGATAATATAGTTGTTGGTTTACAAGATCTTTTACAAATAAACTCTAGTTCGAGATTTACAAgcaagaatatatatatgtcgtcaaaaaaaaaaaatttagatcatCGAAAACGagctttttgaaaaacaaataaaacccTAGAAATAAAAGTTGAAGAGCTCATAGCAATTTATGCCTGGTGTCCAATTGTGGATAGATCTTCTTGGAATGATTTATTCTTTTTAGCTTATTTCCATCTGTAAGTCGACGGCTACATATTTTTCCTTTACTACATCTACAATatatttcttacttttttttaagTGTGTTTCTCTCAAATGTACATTTCTCTCATTccctatttttttattctaatgaACACtgttcaaatattaaaatataccctAATTTTATATGCATTTTCGTATTTTAGTGCAAGAATATTTATGCTCTATTTAGCTGGGCTCTAAAATGTAAAGAAATTGTGTGAAAAACTTGGACCATGTGCATTTTCACCTTAGGCACATGCTTAAAACAGATACTAATTTCCATATTCGAAAACGCAGCTGAGGTGTCTGATTAAACAACGGGAAAGCGCTGTCCGGTGAGCAATCGTACCAATTTTGACATTGCCGGCCAACTACTCAAAAATTCAAACATAgtctttttttaattgattgttTGAATTTAGGTATTCCAGTGTAAATCTAAACTAAGAAAAActatctactaataatagcaatcccaaTTAATTCCAAAAGTTGTGAATCCAGTtatatgttgaaaggttgtgtcttttgtaaaatatatcaaaaagagTTGTGTCATTTCAAAAAAGTTCAATGTTGcaaagttgtgtcttttctaaaaattcatataagtatctttaaaaaaataaaaagttgtgactattcctataagtatttttttttaaataactaccTTTAAATTGAAGAGTTGTGACTATTTAAATTGAAGAGTTGTGACTATTTAAATTGAAGAGTTGTGATTATTCAAATTGAAGAGTTGTGACTATTTAAATTGAagagttgtgactattcaaattaaagagttgtgactattcaaataGACTTTTGAAAATctttaaatagtttttattcAAGCCTTTCTCAAAGTAAAATTTTCACTAATCTGATAAAATGGTgtagaaaaataattatgtgCAATTACCTGATTACaaagttttagaaaatattcaaattaataaaacgttgtcaacaaaaaataatatgaagaGTTTTACGTGTTTGAATAGCCAAAAATTTACAATGAAACAATGAAATTATTAGTCTTAGTCTTGCAAGTTATGTCTTCTTAtgtcatttaattttattttctctcaaGTATATATTTCCCGCAAATATATGTGTCAAGTGAGTCAGTTCATGCACACTGTTCCCATACTAATGTTTAATGTTTTGTTGCCTGCCAACAGAGTCGTGCACAACGTGTAATGGAAAAGGCCACCGCCTTAGGCCCCCAGTTTATAAAGTAAATTTTAGGGCCccaatttttgatttttgtttaattagttAAACTTTTGTATATAAATCTCTTTTCTTAGATACAAATCTAGTGTAATTTGTTACAGATTTGTTTGTGTTTATTACAAGTGCGTGTGTTTCTTACAAGTATTTCTGCTGGTTACGTTAATCTATTACATGCAtgctattgattttttttgaaaaactcatTTGGTCATAGTTCTgatattttattgaaaaatctACTTTCACATTTAATCAGATCTTCATATCAATATATCATTAGGTAATTAAAAATGATCATGGATaatattaaatcttaaaatatttaGTGGATTATTTGTTTGTACCTTCAAATATTATGTACAGTTTTATAGTTCAataaacattaaacatatagttttatatagttaatttttaaaagttgattAAGGAAATATTTACGAATCTTGCCTTGAGCCCCCGAATAGCTAGGCACGGCACTGCCTGCCAAATAAACGATTATGCATGGCCATGGCCATCGGATGGTGGTTTGTAAAAAAATAGTTGAGGTGTCTTTCTATAATAAAAGTGTTTTTTAACTAATGTgtctatttaaattatattgtaaaaatGTCTTTTCCTTTTAATATAACTACctataaattgaaaatatatgactattaaataaatatttgaatattttttttaaatagttaaggtatccttctataatattttttattgaactAATGTGtctattcaaaatatattgtaaaaatattgttttaaaataattacttataaattgaaaatatatgacTATTCATAGAGATCTTTGTGAATCTATAAATAGCCCTTGTCATGTGTTTctcaaagtaaaattttaactaATCTAATGAAATGATAAGAAAAAAGATTTGTGAAATTATGTGATTATGAATTTTTAGAAGATATTCAAATAAAACGTTGTCACCAAAAATACTATGAGAGGTTATTCGTGTTTGGATAACCAAAAATCCTAaactaaacaaatatattagtatgttTTTTCGTATTGTGATATGTACTTTTTATAAACACATGATTCAATTCCAATTTTTTATACACGACTTTCAATCATGTCACTCTGGACGGTTAATATtgataatatatagaaaaacatCAATGACAATGATCTGGAAGCCAATGCTGTAATGTCTTTTCTAAATGAAAATCATgttggtaaaaaaaatatttttacaataagAATAAATTCATATGACTTCAGGGCTATTTTCGCTGGTATTATGATCGTTGAACCccctaaaaaaaagaaattgctACCAACGATgtaattgacaaatattttcAGCACTTAGATTActgttaaattattttatatttctctatacaatttacaatatatatatatatatatataggatatTAATAGGAGTGATAGCCATAatacaaaagaaataaacaaagaaaactattttagtaaaatctgaaaaacaaaaagataacaaaagTGGTGAACGGCCAACAAGAAAATTATACATGTGATGATTTTACACATTTCTTCCTTGTAATGTTAACGATATATTAAAAGCAACATCACAccctcttttgattttttttttttcacaacacCATATTTATGTCACttcactttatatatttttgggatTCTAATATGTTTACCATTGACGTGTTAATGTTTAGCAGTTGTGGAAGTTATATATTTACACTGATTAACGTGTTACTAAACCTTACATGCGAAAGCCCTGTTTAGCGTAACATCGAAAGAGCGAAAGATCATGCGTTCCGTTGATCATATGTGTCTATCAAAATTGTGTTTTATTCTCTGTTTTTTTAACTGTTTGAAATGAATGGATACCTTTTAAAGGGACATGTCTTTTCaccaattattattaatttactaACTGTTTCATTCATctataaatataactatcaCTATGTTTTAAAATCAACTTTCCTTTGATCAAGCTACAAATAAAAACATGTGCAAAAGGGTCTGCAACGAGATAGACAAAATGGATTTCAATCCTTGTCATTTTTCCTCAAATTTTTATACTTCCTTTtaaaaagcaaaaagataaattaaatataaaaataacatgCTGTTGGTATTTCAGTTTGAAAAGTAACAAAGTATCCAAATGATTTGTCCTTTTTCGTTagggtatatatatttatatgttttttcaaGTTTTTGATATTAAGTTTTGTTGGAATAATAACAATCTCCAATTAGTgttgaaatgttgtttttatcaTGAAAAAAACTGAAATGTATTAGTCTTAATAGTTGTTTCTTTTCATTATTAAAACGTTGtgttcttttataaaaaaattaaactctaTTAATCATAAGAGTTATATCTTTTcactataaaaaataaaatatttttaaaagtagttaAAATATCCCAATAAATGTCTTTCTACAATTATTAGTTTATGAGTTGTGTCTTCTTATTACAAAAGATATATTAGTGATAAATATTAAATGTTGTgtcttttcattaaaaacagaaatata encodes:
- the LOC106444179 gene encoding BAHD acyltransferase At3g29680-like, with the translated sequence MMALKVIKISPVSPAIPSDSNGGNTIGDALRVTESFLVWLKINTTNRVIFYKLTESSRDLFYTVTLPKLERSLSLTLSHFLPLSGQLKRDPQDPKPYIIISPQDTVTLTVAEIDADFSHLSGKGLRHQTELRALVPELHVSSDSASILSLQITLFPNEGVCMGITSNHAALDGKTAVKFLKSWAHVFKHGAMPQDFHLPMVLDRTVVNVPAELESKIFQLPQDKAYVRSLKLPSTREIEDLVRITLGLSQENVNKLRERAKTESTRSDLLHLSTFVLTYAYVLTCVVKARGGDADRPVPFMYVADFRDRLDPPVPVSYFGNCVMPINIAGYKAKTFLGEDGFVNGVHILSDSIRYLSSRGVESIWELYEKGIKTFDPSVEKLSVGGSNRFGIYGSDFGWGRPVNTELVSLSRNILFTMSERRDDTSGVEIGICLKKCEMDAFIPLFQNGL